From the genome of Ptychodera flava strain L36383 chromosome 3 unlocalized genomic scaffold, AS_Pfla_20210202 Scaffold_27__1_contigs__length_13241970_pilon, whole genome shotgun sequence:
acgctaatACCGTACtaaatggggcgcctttgggccgtagtgaatTGCACATGTCTCCAGCGTTTTCTATAGGCATCCCTAGTACCAAAAACACCTGATGGCGACATATGGCCTTCACCAGGACGCAACAGGTCATTTGGTGTCAATGCAGGCGCGTCTCTACTATCATCTGATACAACTGTAAGTGGACGACTATTTACCACATTCTCTACTTCTGCAAATATTGTATCCAGTCTTTCATCATCCAATACTTGATTTCTTAGCAAGGATACTAGGATGGATCGCACAGTGCGAATTTCTCGCTCCCAGACTCCTCCCATATGTGAGGCAGTGGGTGGGTTGAATTCCCATTCTATCTCACGCATTAACAATTCTTGTCTAGTGCTGTTACTGTCATTCCTTTTCTTGATAGATTCTCTCAGTTCTTTATTCCCTCCAACAAAGTTACTGCCATTATCCGAGCGGATCTTCTTTGGTTTACCTCTCCTAGCAATAAACCTAATTAAGGCATTGATAAATGAATCTCCATCCATGGAATGCAGCTTTTCGATACGAATTGCTCTCATGGTCAAACATGTGAACAGACATCCGTATCTTTTCTCTTGTGACCGTCCtcttttcacaaaatatggtCCAAAACAATCAACTCCTGTGTACGTGAAGGGGGTACATTGTGGAGTGACTCTGTCAACTGGTAGATCTGCCATTCTTTGCTTTTGCAAGACTCCCTTTAGATGCCTGCAGACGACACATCCTCGCAAGATCCTTTTCATCAATGGTCTCGCCCGAGGAATCCAATACTTCTGACGGAGCATAGCCATTACAAATTCTCGACCACAATGATGAGATTCCCACACATAAACATTTCTGACCAAAAGCTCCGCAATATGATGATCTCTTGGAATGATAACTGGATGTTTCGCTGCGTCTGCTATTGGCGCCCTTTCTAATCTTCCTTTGATTTTCAGCAAGCCATCTGCATCATAGAATGGCTCCAAGCTGTATAGACAACTTTTCTTGGTAATTGGCTTTCCCAATTTCAGACATTGTATCTCTGAAGCGTAATTTATTTTCTGGATATACGCAATGATAGCTTTCTCAGTAGCCACTATCTGTGCCACAGTAAAAGAAACCGTTTCATTTTTGGTTTCCCACAGCTTAACCATCGATAAAATCTTCCACACTACAGCCTTAAGAAGCCGGAACCATTCAGAGTAGTAATGCAGCAGTTGATTTGCTGGGTCTTCTAATTTACTAGTGCAGTGCATGCTTTAGTTTCCCTTTTCACCTCACTATCACTGTCCAACATAGTTGGGCTGTATACTGGCACTAAGGGCCAACTATGCTGATTCCTCCACATGAACTTAGGACCCTCATGCCATCTACGTCTCTCCAACATAGTTTTTGCTGTTAAACCCCTTGAAGCATCATCAGCTGGGTTATCTTTGGAGCTTACATATCGCCACTGTGATGGGTTTGAACCGTCATGGATTATAGCAAGCCTGTTTGCTACAAAGGTTTGAAACCTTTTGGTCTTACTCCAGATGTAATGAAGAATGGTTGTGCTGTCAGTCCAGAATACTGATTCCTCTAAAGACATCCGAAGCTTGCCTCTGAGCAGACTGTCCATCCTTACAGCTGTCACCGCCGCGCACAACCTCAGTCTTGGAACTGTTATCTGATGTATGGGAGCTAACCTTGATTTGGCCATCACAAGAGCACAATGTACTTTCTTTACGGCGTTTTCTATTCTTAAGTAAGAAACAACACCATAGGCATCTTCTAAAGCATCACCAAAATGATGTAGTTGCCTATGCGTCACTACGCCAAATCCTTCTGGTATCAGACACCGTGGTACCTTTAACTTCTCCAATTCAGGCAATTCCATCAGCCATGTTTTCCACTTCTGGGAGTTAACAGGGTCGATATCATCATCCCAGTCCTTTCCACGTTTACACACTTTCTGAAATATATTCTATGCCTGAAGCACATAAGGACATACAAATCCTAGTGGGTCATATACGGAACTGGTAATTCTCAGAAGTCCACGACGAGTGAAGACCGGAACCTTTTGACGTATTTTGATACCAAACATATCAGTTTCAGTATCCCAGTGAGTACCCAATGCACGCTCCACTGGCAAAGTATCTCTGTCTAAATCAAGATTCTTTACCTTCTTGGCTCGATCTTCAGGTGGCACAGATTGTATGACCTTCTTCC
Proteins encoded in this window:
- the LOC139126214 gene encoding uncharacterized protein; amino-acid sequence: MELPELEKLKVPRCLIPEGFGVVTHRQLHHFGDALEDAYGVVSYLRIENAVKKVHCALVMAKSRLAPIHQITVPRLRLCAAVTAVRMDSLLRGKLRMSLEESVFWTDSTTILHYIWSKTKRFQTFVANRLAIIHDGSNPSQWRYVSSKDNPADDASRGLTAKTMLERRRWHEGPKFMWRNQHSWPLVPVYSPTMLDSDSEIVATEKAIIAYIQKINYASEIQCLKLGKPITKKSCLYSLEPFYDADGLLKIKGRLERAPIADAAKHPVIIPRDHHIAELLVRNVYVWESHHCGREFVMAMLRQKYWIPRARPLMKRILRGCVVCRHLKGVLQKQRMADLPVDRVTPQCTPFTYTGVDCFGPYFVKRGRSQEKRYGCLFTCLTMRAIRIEKLHSMDGDSFINALIRFIARRGKPKKIRSDNGSNFVGGNKELRESIKKRNDSNSTRQELLMREIEWEFNPPTASHMGGVWEREIRTVRSILVSLLRNQVLDDERLDTIFAEVENVVNSRPLTVVSDDSRDAPALTPNDLLRPGEGHMSPSDVVIYVGRANTIRRRRVALGIDADITDLTDNIQKMFTLGKDEDVILYVQKDASGNIGKKVPAVGDLKEYAGQTIVFHVNQQGQFHPPT